A genomic region of Planococcus kocurii contains the following coding sequences:
- a CDS encoding GmrSD restriction endonuclease domain-containing protein: MSFQTPITIKKAVDNIHKNKYLLPAIQREFVWDTAQVERLFDSLMQGYPVRSFLFWNVEKDKSKEFQFYEFIRNYHEKNNRHNPIASVSGRDDVTAILDGQQRLTSLYIALKGSYTYKLPRMRRENPLAYPTQHLYVDLLGPSEEYDIKYDFRFLTAEDAVNEYEDAYWFKVSDILTFNDTYEIAQYLIEHDLSSIEKEKALFANQTLHKLYQSINEKPNINFFLEEEQNLEKVLNIFIRVNSGGTKLSYSDLLLSIATAQWKDKDARQEINSFVDEINQIGNGFNFNKDFVLKSCLVLGDFRDIAFKVHNFNKKAMRKIEENWDDVKEAIRLAVNLVSSFGYNQETLTSNNAIIPIAYYLMKKGSPHQYLQSQLYKDDRQLVKKWLVLGMLKQAFSGQPDNVIVPIRKILMGNHNEFPLKLIIEKFKGGTKSFTFNEDELHNLLTYKYGQKQTFSTLALLYPSLDFRNIFHVDHIFAKNLMKKKNLVKSGMSEDDINFAIENIDSIVNLQLLEGIPNIEKSDQNFEEWINKVYKDDQSKNDYFNKHFIPHVDLSIVNFKEFIEQRRELLLQALKSKVSQ, translated from the coding sequence ATGTCATTTCAGACACCCATTACAATTAAAAAGGCAGTAGACAATATACATAAAAACAAATATCTTCTACCGGCGATTCAAAGGGAGTTTGTTTGGGACACCGCTCAAGTTGAGAGACTTTTTGATTCATTGATGCAAGGCTATCCTGTAAGATCATTCCTTTTTTGGAACGTTGAAAAAGATAAAAGTAAAGAGTTTCAGTTTTACGAGTTCATTCGCAATTATCATGAAAAAAACAATCGTCACAACCCAATTGCGAGCGTCAGTGGACGGGATGATGTAACAGCTATATTAGATGGACAACAAAGATTAACTTCCTTGTATATAGCGCTTAAAGGGTCCTATACATATAAATTACCTAGAATGAGACGCGAAAATCCACTGGCATATCCTACGCAGCATTTATATGTTGATTTGTTGGGCCCTTCTGAGGAGTACGATATCAAATACGATTTCCGATTTTTAACGGCGGAAGATGCAGTTAATGAATATGAAGATGCGTATTGGTTTAAAGTTTCAGACATCTTAACTTTTAACGATACTTATGAAATTGCTCAGTATTTGATTGAACATGATTTGAGTTCGATTGAAAAAGAAAAGGCACTGTTTGCGAATCAAACATTGCATAAGCTTTATCAGTCAATAAATGAAAAGCCTAATATCAATTTCTTTTTAGAAGAAGAACAGAATTTGGAGAAGGTATTAAATATTTTTATACGTGTTAACAGCGGTGGGACAAAGCTAAGTTATTCTGATTTGTTGCTTTCGATAGCGACTGCTCAGTGGAAAGACAAGGATGCCCGACAAGAAATAAATTCTTTCGTGGATGAGATAAATCAAATTGGCAACGGATTCAATTTCAATAAAGATTTCGTTCTTAAGTCTTGTTTAGTTCTTGGCGATTTTAGAGACATTGCTTTTAAAGTCCATAATTTCAATAAAAAAGCTATGAGGAAAATTGAAGAAAACTGGGATGATGTTAAAGAGGCAATAAGACTGGCAGTCAATTTAGTATCTAGTTTTGGCTATAATCAAGAAACTTTGACTTCCAATAATGCCATAATTCCCATCGCATACTATTTGATGAAGAAAGGATCGCCACATCAGTATTTGCAATCTCAGCTGTACAAAGATGATCGGCAACTTGTTAAAAAATGGCTTGTACTAGGGATGTTAAAACAAGCCTTTAGTGGACAACCGGATAATGTCATTGTGCCGATTAGAAAAATCCTAATGGGGAATCATAACGAGTTTCCCCTGAAACTTATTATTGAAAAATTTAAAGGTGGCACTAAATCGTTCACTTTCAATGAAGATGAACTTCATAATTTACTTACTTACAAATATGGTCAAAAGCAAACTTTCTCAACGCTAGCACTTTTGTATCCGAGCTTAGATTTTAGAAATATATTCCACGTGGATCATATATTTGCAAAGAACTTGATGAAGAAAAAGAATTTAGTGAAAAGCGGTATGAGCGAAGATGACATCAATTTTGCGATTGAGAATATCGACTCGATTGTTAATCTTCAACTGCTTGAAGGAATACCTAATATAGAAAAATCAGATCAGAATTTTGAGGAATGGATCAATAAAGTCTACAAAGATGACCAATCTAAAAATGATTATTTCAATAAGCATTTTATACCTCATGTAGACTTAAGCATTGTTAATTTCAAAGAATTCATTGAGCAAAGAAGAGAGCTGCTTCTCCAAGCTTTAAAATCAAAAGTTAGTCAGTAA
- a CDS encoding antitoxin VbhA family protein has product MKPVNSNPHEERKKRVQFAVGLAAIDGGKPTTYTQNLLEQYETGEVTANQVKQAIIEKYTK; this is encoded by the coding sequence ATGAAACCAGTAAATTCAAACCCGCATGAAGAGCGCAAAAAAAGAGTGCAATTTGCTGTTGGCTTGGCTGCTATTGATGGCGGAAAGCCAACGACGTATACGCAGAATTTGCTGGAACAGTATGAAACTGGTGAGGTAACTGCCAACCAAGTAAAACAAGCGATCATTGAAAAATATACTAAATGA
- a CDS encoding Cas8a1 family CRISPR/Cas system-associated protein yields MAGGSVYRRHLGLRISRHRHRSFFWHGFQPLNTNCPICEFCILFVLLDIRLF; encoded by the coding sequence TTGGCTGGTGGTTCAGTTTACAGACGACATTTGGGTTTGCGAATATCCCGGCATCGTCACCGCAGCTTCTTTTGGCATGGCTTTCAGCCACTTAACACCAACTGTCCAATCTGCGAGTTCTGCATCCTCTTTGTTTTGCTCGATATTCGGCTGTTTTAA
- a CDS encoding bifunctional glycosyltransferase family 2/GtrA family protein, whose amino-acid sequence MEQFAIIIPAYKPDQKCLNVVRQIIEAGFQNIIVIDDGSGKEYSTIFKSLELHKEITVVSHAVNQGKGRALKTAFHYILTKKLPFKAVITADADGQHSANDMVKLAQYLLKTPDQVVLGVRDFTGKNIPFRSRFGNRFTRLLFRLSTGVVLSDTQTGLRGIPVNYLPQMLTVIGERFEYEMNVLAYLGKNKMGVGEVTIDTIYLDDNQTSHFHPLRDSYHIYKVFIFYGLSGGASFALDIGLYWVFIQLLKDPAPELFIILATIAARILSSLFNYYVNRNKVFKQGSSKSLVRYYILAAFIMLTSAGSVHLLYAEWLGRGEMILKVGVDAILFIVGFVAQRAWVFRKE is encoded by the coding sequence GTGGAACAATTCGCTATTATTATTCCTGCATATAAACCAGATCAAAAATGCTTGAATGTAGTCCGACAAATAATCGAAGCTGGTTTCCAAAACATTATCGTTATTGATGATGGCAGCGGCAAAGAATATTCGACTATATTTAAGTCACTGGAATTACATAAAGAAATAACGGTAGTGAGCCATGCCGTTAACCAAGGAAAAGGGCGCGCTTTAAAAACCGCTTTTCACTACATACTCACAAAGAAACTTCCATTTAAAGCTGTCATCACAGCGGATGCAGATGGTCAGCATTCAGCCAATGACATGGTAAAATTAGCGCAATATTTACTCAAGACACCTGATCAAGTTGTGCTTGGTGTTCGAGACTTCACTGGAAAAAACATTCCATTTAGAAGTCGATTTGGCAATCGCTTTACGCGGTTGCTGTTTAGACTTTCAACCGGCGTTGTCCTCTCTGACACACAGACCGGTTTAAGAGGCATTCCGGTCAACTACCTACCCCAAATGCTTACGGTAATCGGTGAGCGATTTGAATATGAAATGAATGTGTTGGCGTATTTAGGAAAAAATAAGATGGGTGTAGGAGAAGTGACAATTGACACCATCTATTTAGATGACAACCAAACCTCCCATTTCCACCCGTTGAGAGATTCCTACCATATTTATAAAGTATTTATCTTTTATGGGTTGTCAGGAGGAGCATCTTTTGCACTGGACATCGGACTTTATTGGGTGTTTATCCAACTGCTTAAAGATCCCGCTCCAGAGCTGTTCATTATTTTAGCAACCATTGCGGCACGCATTTTGTCTTCATTGTTTAATTATTACGTCAACCGCAATAAAGTCTTTAAACAAGGATCCAGCAAGTCGCTTGTTCGTTATTATATACTGGCTGCGTTTATCATGCTAACTTCTGCTGGTTCAGTTCATTTGCTTTATGCCGAGTGGCTCGGACGTGGAGAAATGATTTTGAAAGTTGGTGTGGATGCCATTCTCTTTATCGTTGGCTTTGTGGCTCAGCGTGCTTGGGTATTTCGTAAAGAATAA
- a CDS encoding macro domain-containing protein: MPLEIVRNDITKMTTDAIVNAANSHLKRGGGVCGAVFNAAGAQALQKVCDQIGYCAVGRAVHTDAFALNAKYIIHTVGPVWQGGSHNEEERLRDCYKNSLELAYELGCESISFPLISTGIFGYPKEPALQIAISAIDLFLKAHEMHVSVVVFDKQSFGISKKLYRSISAFIDDNEASVLEEKSTRYRKKSSLEPASSPEAEVNVASHLQAIFKGMNESFSQRLLRFIDEKEMTDTETYKKANIDRKLFSKIRNNTDYTPLKKTIIAFAIALELDLAETEDLLEKAGYRLSRSHKFDLIILYFIERKNYDIHEINEALFAFDQMLLGA; encoded by the coding sequence ATGCCACTAGAAATCGTCCGAAACGACATTACGAAGATGACGACGGATGCTATTGTCAATGCTGCTAACAGCCATTTAAAAAGGGGAGGCGGTGTGTGCGGTGCTGTATTTAATGCGGCAGGAGCTCAAGCATTACAAAAGGTATGCGACCAGATCGGTTATTGCGCTGTGGGAAGAGCGGTGCATACAGATGCTTTTGCGCTGAATGCCAAATACATTATCCATACGGTTGGACCTGTCTGGCAAGGGGGTAGCCACAACGAAGAAGAAAGGCTACGAGATTGTTATAAAAATTCACTTGAACTTGCTTACGAGCTTGGCTGTGAGTCGATTTCTTTTCCGCTCATTTCCACTGGAATATTTGGCTATCCAAAAGAACCGGCTTTGCAGATTGCTATTTCCGCAATTGACCTATTTTTGAAGGCGCATGAAATGCATGTGTCTGTTGTGGTGTTCGACAAACAATCTTTTGGAATCAGTAAAAAACTTTATCGATCCATTTCGGCTTTTATTGATGATAATGAGGCAAGTGTGCTAGAGGAGAAGAGTACTCGCTATCGTAAGAAAAGTAGTTTAGAACCTGCCTCTAGTCCAGAAGCAGAAGTTAACGTAGCATCCCATTTACAGGCTATTTTTAAAGGTATGAATGAATCTTTTTCACAACGACTACTCCGCTTTATTGACGAGAAAGAAATGACAGATACTGAAACCTATAAAAAAGCGAATATTGATCGCAAGCTGTTTTCCAAGATTCGGAACAATACAGACTACACCCCTTTAAAAAAGACCATTATCGCTTTTGCGATAGCTCTTGAACTGGATCTAGCTGAAACAGAGGATTTACTTGAAAAAGCAGGATATCGATTATCGCGTAGCCATAAATTCGATTTGATTATTCTTTATTTTATTGAACGTAAAAATTACGATATTCATGAAATCAACGAAGCGTTGTTCGCGTTTGACCAAATGCTTCTCGGTGCGTGA
- a CDS encoding vWA domain-containing protein, whose amino-acid sequence MKNETTELVFILDKSGSMAGLEQDTIGGFNALIEKQRKLSGDIHVTTVLFNQGYELLHDRISLKSVSPLAEKDYQVGGMTALLDAIGSTIQKISNVQKSTVQEQRAGKVMVVITTDGLENSSCEYTYKKIHEMIAMQKKQAHWEFIFLGANIDAVATARQFGVNEEFAVNYHADAKGTQLNYDVLSEAVTSFRTGKKIDRSWKKDIEKDFTTRAKK is encoded by the coding sequence ATGAAAAACGAAACGACAGAATTGGTGTTTATTCTCGACAAAAGTGGATCAATGGCTGGGCTAGAGCAGGATACCATTGGTGGCTTTAACGCATTGATCGAAAAGCAGCGAAAGCTTTCGGGCGACATCCATGTTACAACCGTATTGTTCAATCAAGGCTACGAACTCTTGCATGACAGAATTTCGCTAAAAAGTGTTTCTCCACTAGCTGAAAAAGACTACCAGGTAGGAGGAATGACGGCGCTACTGGATGCAATCGGTTCGACAATACAGAAAATAAGCAATGTGCAAAAAAGCACAGTGCAAGAACAGCGAGCAGGTAAAGTAATGGTTGTGATTACGACAGATGGCTTAGAAAACTCCAGCTGTGAATACACGTATAAAAAAATCCATGAAATGATTGCGATGCAGAAAAAACAAGCACACTGGGAATTCATCTTTCTTGGCGCGAATATCGACGCAGTCGCGACAGCGCGTCAATTTGGAGTAAATGAGGAATTCGCGGTCAACTACCATGCAGACGCTAAAGGAACTCAGTTAAACTATGACGTATTGAGTGAGGCTGTCACTTCTTTTCGAACTGGAAAAAAGATCGATCGCAGTTGGAAAAAAGATATTGAAAAAGACTTTACTACTCGCGCGAAGAAATAA
- a CDS encoding proline iminopeptidase-family hydrolase has protein sequence MENVIEGFISVTGGRIWYQVSGDGPGIPLLVLHGGPGGKSSDNSPLCRLGDERRVIHYDQLGCGKSDRPTDTKLWTVERYVEELGQVIKALKLEEVHILGHSWGTMLAASYLFEKPDGIRSVIFSGPALDAQRWERDQRNYLKQFPQEIRDTIKQSELKGTTDSAAYNKAMLVFYKRHVCRVDPWPEEMLEDMVKMNQQIYNFMWGASEFTVTGTLKNFDATGRLHQIEIPTLFSCGRYDEATPEATERYAKLVPGAEFHIFENSSHMPAIEEPQAYVAVIREWLSRNDLRSQV, from the coding sequence ATGGAAAACGTTATAGAAGGTTTTATCTCTGTTACAGGAGGGCGAATTTGGTATCAAGTCAGCGGTGATGGTCCCGGTATCCCGCTTTTGGTTTTGCACGGCGGTCCAGGTGGCAAAAGCAGCGACAACAGTCCACTTTGTCGATTAGGAGACGAACGACGAGTGATTCACTACGACCAACTAGGCTGCGGAAAATCAGATCGACCAACAGACACGAAACTTTGGACAGTCGAGCGTTATGTAGAAGAGCTAGGGCAAGTAATTAAAGCATTGAAACTTGAAGAAGTTCATATTCTGGGACACTCCTGGGGAACGATGCTAGCTGCTTCTTATTTGTTCGAAAAGCCAGACGGTATCCGCAGTGTTATTTTTTCTGGTCCCGCTTTAGATGCACAGAGATGGGAACGCGACCAGCGCAATTACTTGAAACAATTTCCGCAAGAGATTCGGGATACAATCAAACAAAGTGAACTAAAAGGTACGACAGACTCTGCAGCATACAATAAAGCAATGCTGGTCTTTTATAAGCGTCATGTATGCCGTGTTGATCCATGGCCAGAAGAAATGCTAGAAGACATGGTCAAGATGAACCAACAAATTTATAACTTCATGTGGGGTGCTTCCGAATTTACCGTTACCGGCACATTAAAGAACTTTGATGCAACTGGACGCTTGCATCAAATTGAAATCCCTACTCTTTTTTCATGTGGTCGCTATGATGAGGCTACGCCAGAAGCAACAGAGCGTTATGCAAAGCTCGTTCCAGGTGCAGAATTCCATATTTTCGAAAACAGTTCTCATATGCCAGCAATCGAAGAACCGCAGGCATATGTAGCAGTGATTCGTGAATGGCTAAGTCGGAATGATTTGCGATCACAGGTATAA
- a CDS encoding TIGR03571 family LLM class oxidoreductase: protein MKDFQSHNGFARTFKENKLTLGISFPLESARDNPFAMDIASQMTLAKQAEEAGFASLFVRDSPLFDPNFGDKGVIHDPFQLLAYTSAYTKEIALGIASVITTLRHPLHLAKAAASLDDLSDQRLLLGAATGDRPIEFPAFKVERQERDELFRESIWVMRKIWEESFPQIHSKRVELVEGDVIPKPHLMGIPILGTGYSGQTIEWLAEHTDGWMFYAQEANRQKELIKIWRNATDRFKPFSQPLVINLSENPKASPRPIPIKVGFTSGHQFLVDYLHALQRMGVNHVILSLTNGNRPITEVIQELGEYVVPHFPAHTNYMREIAVDKTR, encoded by the coding sequence ATGAAAGATTTTCAATCTCATAACGGCTTTGCACGAACGTTCAAAGAAAATAAATTAACGCTTGGAATTTCGTTTCCTCTAGAATCGGCTAGAGACAATCCATTTGCAATGGACATAGCCTCACAAATGACACTAGCGAAACAAGCAGAAGAAGCTGGATTTGCTTCTTTGTTTGTAAGGGATTCTCCACTTTTTGATCCGAACTTTGGAGATAAAGGTGTTATCCATGACCCATTTCAGTTACTTGCTTACACAAGTGCGTACACAAAAGAGATTGCTCTTGGCATTGCCAGCGTCATCACAACGTTACGGCATCCGCTTCACTTAGCAAAGGCCGCTGCTTCTTTAGATGATTTATCTGATCAAAGACTCTTATTAGGTGCTGCAACGGGAGACCGTCCGATAGAGTTTCCGGCATTTAAAGTAGAACGACAAGAACGTGATGAGTTGTTTAGAGAATCTATTTGGGTCATGAGAAAAATATGGGAAGAATCGTTTCCCCAAATACATTCAAAGAGAGTGGAATTAGTCGAAGGGGACGTTATTCCTAAACCTCATTTAATGGGTATCCCAATCCTCGGAACAGGCTATTCTGGACAAACAATCGAGTGGTTAGCGGAACATACGGATGGCTGGATGTTTTATGCACAAGAGGCAAATCGTCAGAAAGAGCTAATCAAAATTTGGAGAAACGCAACAGATCGATTTAAACCGTTTTCTCAACCATTGGTGATCAATTTATCAGAAAATCCAAAGGCTTCACCTAGACCTATTCCGATCAAAGTTGGCTTTACATCAGGTCACCAGTTTTTGGTCGACTATCTTCATGCCCTGCAAAGGATGGGAGTTAATCATGTCATTCTGAGTTTAACTAATGGCAATCGACCTATAACTGAAGTCATACAAGAATTAGGTGAGTATGTTGTCCCACATTTTCCTGCACATACAAACTACATGCGTGAAATAGCGGTAGATAAAACTAGGTAA
- a CDS encoding PH domain-containing protein: MIANRRHHPASLLFKIGKLIRSSIFFILVLFVFQADNSSMLLVYGRYAFLLFFLGSVVFAVLNWFTTTYAIDDQRFYLRRGVFSKTDQSIPFSKVQNINRHISFAHRLLGLTSISFETGIAGEDSSVKFEVVTRKEALRLESAVQQRNKSVATEHETISDDTEEPPAAEQIEPGQKKLKERVIHFEPTRKDLFKASMTSFSFLLLVPLLASLYYNVSEFSGFEERLSGVGTSLLASTWMIAIVTTLIILASFVFGIVHSFIKYGNYEISSDSERVYIKKGLLSQASFSIAKERVQAIEITQSFTKRILGLAEVKLISAGSLSLGSEELNISSLYPFLPKRKAYAIVAELLPGYRIQEDMQRLPKRALWIRLLKPSWIWLIATALLFYFQSNFLKIQNMWWIVSIVLLIVVVVSRTLNFLHTRYCLNEELIQLKNGGFTSTLFITKREKIVEVEITQNRIQRAFGLSSLQTVTRARPVHTSYLEDVPDSFVDIFHRWYRDRTKEVELDSTH, encoded by the coding sequence ATGATTGCTAATCGTCGCCATCATCCAGCTTCTCTTCTTTTTAAAATCGGAAAACTGATTCGAAGCTCAATTTTTTTCATTTTAGTCTTATTCGTTTTTCAAGCAGACAATAGCTCCATGCTTTTGGTTTACGGTCGTTATGCATTTTTGCTATTTTTTCTTGGATCCGTTGTATTCGCTGTTTTAAATTGGTTCACAACTACTTATGCAATCGATGACCAACGATTCTATTTGCGAAGAGGTGTGTTCAGTAAAACTGACCAGTCGATTCCTTTTTCAAAAGTACAGAACATTAACCGTCACATATCATTTGCTCACCGTTTATTGGGGCTGACATCGATTAGTTTCGAAACGGGTATTGCTGGTGAGGATTCTTCTGTAAAATTCGAAGTTGTCACAAGAAAGGAAGCATTGCGGCTAGAATCTGCAGTCCAACAACGCAACAAATCTGTTGCGACGGAACACGAGACAATTTCCGACGATACGGAAGAGCCTCCTGCTGCTGAACAAATCGAGCCCGGGCAGAAAAAACTGAAAGAGCGTGTCATCCATTTCGAACCGACACGTAAGGATTTATTTAAAGCGTCTATGACGTCCTTTAGCTTTTTGCTACTTGTGCCACTGCTCGCTTCCCTATACTACAATGTTTCTGAATTCAGCGGCTTTGAAGAAAGATTAAGCGGAGTGGGCACAAGTTTGCTAGCATCGACTTGGATGATTGCTATCGTAACTACCCTAATTATTCTGGCTTCTTTCGTATTCGGGATTGTCCACTCATTTATTAAATATGGGAACTATGAGATTTCTTCTGATAGTGAGCGTGTGTACATCAAAAAAGGTCTGTTGTCGCAAGCCTCTTTTTCAATCGCAAAAGAGCGCGTTCAAGCCATTGAAATTACACAATCTTTTACAAAACGTATTCTTGGACTGGCAGAAGTTAAACTGATTAGTGCCGGCAGCCTGTCTTTGGGTTCAGAAGAGTTAAATATTAGCTCGCTCTATCCTTTTCTGCCAAAGCGAAAAGCATATGCAATCGTTGCTGAATTGTTACCCGGCTACCGTATTCAAGAAGACATGCAACGACTGCCGAAACGTGCACTTTGGATTCGTTTGCTAAAGCCAAGCTGGATATGGCTAATTGCGACTGCATTGTTGTTTTACTTCCAATCCAACTTCTTGAAAATTCAAAATATGTGGTGGATCGTTTCTATTGTCTTACTAATAGTAGTTGTTGTGTCGCGTACTCTGAATTTCCTCCACACACGTTATTGTTTAAATGAAGAATTGATTCAATTGAAAAATGGCGGCTTTACTTCTACTCTATTTATCACGAAGCGAGAAAAAATTGTGGAAGTTGAAATTACGCAAAACCGGATTCAACGTGCATTTGGACTTTCTTCACTTCAAACAGTCACGCGCGCGAGACCCGTTCATACGTCTTATCTTGAAGATGTACCAGATTCATTCGTTGACATATTTCACCGCTGGTACCGTGATCGAACGAAAGAAGTCGAACTGGATTCAACACATTAA
- a CDS encoding PH domain-containing protein: MNNQYDAPRHSLSPNAVSYWRLEELISNLIAFIVLAVLFYLDWRFNWYNWIFWVLIALAIFWVIGFVWSIISPPLTFKSWRYDLDAEFLYLQFGIWNQTQQLVPMTKIQAVSLTQGPLMRKFKLASLSVETMGSSHAIPALPKAVATELRERVAHFAKIKEVEQ, from the coding sequence ATGAATAATCAATACGACGCTCCACGACATTCTCTTTCCCCCAATGCCGTCAGCTACTGGCGTCTGGAAGAACTTATTTCCAACCTTATCGCCTTTATCGTTCTTGCTGTCTTGTTTTACTTGGATTGGCGCTTTAACTGGTACAACTGGATCTTTTGGGTCTTGATTGCCTTAGCCATCTTTTGGGTAATCGGATTCGTATGGTCCATTATCAGTCCACCTCTCACTTTTAAGTCTTGGCGCTATGATTTAGATGCGGAGTTTTTGTATCTGCAGTTTGGCATTTGGAACCAAACACAACAATTGGTCCCAATGACAAAGATTCAAGCAGTGTCTCTTACACAAGGACCGTTGATGCGGAAATTTAAACTCGCTTCTCTTTCAGTGGAAACAATGGGATCAAGTCATGCCATCCCGGCATTGCCAAAAGCCGTAGCAACCGAGCTTCGTGAACGCGTTGCTCATTTCGCCAAAATTAAGGAAGTGGAACAATGA
- a CDS encoding WGR domain-containing protein produces MKKSLVCITAYSNKFWEINVQGTIFIVLYGKIGSKGSVNTKEFVSEELCMKRANKLIESKFKKGYWEIRKDNGRRQTSISRNY; encoded by the coding sequence ATGAAGAAATCACTAGTTTGCATCACCGCTTATTCCAATAAGTTTTGGGAAATAAACGTTCAAGGAACTATTTTTATCGTGCTATATGGAAAAATAGGGAGCAAAGGCTCAGTGAATACAAAAGAATTCGTTTCTGAAGAGCTCTGTATGAAACGAGCGAACAAATTGATCGAGTCGAAGTTTAAAAAAGGATATTGGGAAATTAGAAAAGACAACGGACGGCGTCAGACAAGTATTAGTCGAAATTACTAA
- a CDS encoding DUF1835 domain-containing protein has protein sequence MEKLRESIEKLSGSDAKSLLLNVMYRLELMKKEDLQDEMIKELLSLSNDLSDSLQKEVHYEMDETAVHIISGESPAGSLRIGLSHENRIIGFPDFFAEGPVWKIHTEQGRILRYEWLRDHINYEMDYIEEEYISRFSKTLATIEEIPANIPIVLWTANNADEQTGLRYFLYLLREKKNDIYIINTPEAFETLYGKGKTQFRVRHSGEVASYQFKEIYQTNLGNPLTNKEKEILRNEWLLLSEEENVLRIWEGGSFQVIEENYFDSMIIDAVRRLQREQETADFILAARVIGEILFQSEHLVSHSYLEYRIRYLVYNGTFKIRGIPKSMRHYRVQVS, from the coding sequence ATGGAAAAGCTACGTGAATCAATAGAAAAACTGAGTGGTAGTGATGCGAAAAGTTTGTTGTTAAATGTAATGTACCGTTTAGAACTCATGAAAAAAGAAGATTTACAAGACGAAATGATAAAGGAGTTGTTGTCCTTATCTAATGACTTATCTGATAGCCTGCAAAAAGAAGTCCACTACGAAATGGATGAGACTGCTGTACATATTATCAGCGGCGAGTCTCCAGCAGGTTCTTTGCGAATAGGACTCAGCCATGAAAATCGAATCATTGGTTTTCCCGATTTTTTTGCTGAAGGACCTGTTTGGAAAATTCATACAGAACAAGGGCGCATCTTACGTTATGAGTGGTTACGAGATCACATTAATTATGAAATGGATTACATAGAAGAAGAATACATAAGTCGGTTCTCGAAAACACTTGCAACAATCGAAGAAATCCCTGCTAACATACCAATTGTACTGTGGACGGCAAATAATGCAGATGAACAAACAGGCCTTCGTTATTTTCTCTATCTTCTGCGAGAAAAGAAAAACGATATCTATATCATTAATACCCCAGAAGCTTTTGAAACTCTTTATGGAAAAGGAAAAACTCAATTTAGAGTGAGACATTCGGGCGAAGTAGCGTCCTATCAATTTAAGGAAATCTATCAAACGAATTTAGGGAATCCTTTGACAAATAAAGAGAAAGAAATATTACGAAACGAATGGCTCCTATTGTCAGAAGAAGAAAACGTGCTGCGAATTTGGGAAGGCGGTAGCTTTCAAGTCATAGAGGAAAATTATTTCGATTCGATGATCATCGATGCGGTTCGAAGATTGCAAAGGGAACAGGAAACGGCTGATTTTATTTTGGCAGCGAGAGTAATTGGTGAAATTCTTTTCCAATCTGAACACCTTGTTAGTCATAGCTATTTGGAGTATCGCATCAGATATTTAGTTTACAACGGGACGTTTAAAATAAGAGGAATACCTAAGAGTATGCGGCATTACCGCGTGCAGGTAAGCTGA